CTAGCTCAGCGTTGTGCAGTTTAGGGGCACCCattaaattttaataattttattggGGGAGCTGTGAAACAGATTTGTGAAGTAATAAGGTGACCCGAGAGGTCTCTGTGTCTCTCAGCCCAGTCACTTGACCAAATAGCAGTTATGAGTATTAAGGGGATGATGGGAACTTTctgatttttgtttattttatttttttttttctgtattttgtatTGTATGTTCTCTGCAATATGTACTCAATCAGTATATCTTGATAATACAGTACGTACCCAACATGTAAATGGTTTCCTCCTTTTctttatgaaaatagactctcAATTTATATGGACGCAGCTTTTCAAACAATAAGTGTTAAGGGAAGAGAGAACAACTGTGTTGTATAGAATAAACCACCATTTAGTATTTTGAGAAACTGTTTTAAATGGAAAAATGCTCTAGGCTGGCCGCTGAAGTAATCAAGATCGGCCAATAATTATCTATAATTCTAACAGTGTACAGTTAGCTTAAAgcggctgtctcacttcagcaaatggcatttattatataaagaaagTCAATACAAAacactaatgtaatgtgattgtccgtattgccTTCATTGCCTTAtacacagatttgtttccatggttacgaccaccttgaaattcagcagcggtggtcgtgcttgtacacaatAGGAAAATTGCCGGCCTGCGCCTGCTCCTgagaggccggtgctttttccccatagtgtgcaagcatgaccaccgctgctggattgcagggtggctgtaaccatggaaacaagcagtgtataatgtgatggaaaaatgaatccagccagcacaggcagtaatatggacaatcacaatacattggtaagtggcttgtattagctttgtctacatgataaatgccatttgctgacgtgagacaacccctttaagggtgccttcacacgctgcagaaaatctgcaggatTGTTGTGGATTTCTTGGTGTGAAGTATGGTGCACGGTTTGTTTCAGAATCCCTGTATGAGAATATCTCCAATTCAATGGCAAACTGATTCTGCAGTAGAAAACGtggaaaaatctgcaacaaaatgttCATGGATTTTTCTGCAGTGTGTTCCACTGCAGAATCAGTTTGCCATAAAATAACTTGGTGGTTGGTCTTGATGTTGCCGATTTTCTGGCAGAATTTTCGGTTTGTGAAGCcatcctaaaggggttgtctctttaGAAACAACCCCCTTTTAAAAAGCAGCTGATGGGGCTATCTACTTTTTCAAGAGCCTAGAGCAGCCATGGCCCGACCAGGTGTTTTTCCTGTAGTATTTCATGGCAGCGGTTCAGATGAATGGCTGCCCTTGTAATACAAGGATGGCTTGATTTTCCATATGCTCTAATAGGTCATGTGGACTGGTGTCCTCTTCATGTGACAACTCCTTCAACTCGCAACATTTCCTTTATCTGGGCATGTTCAGGGTTTTCTGCATAAGACTGCCTACGGGCTGCCGTGTTACAAAACGCACACTGCATGGTATAAGTTGTTTTTACTGGATGCTTCTTTATTGAATAGCAAAGTAAACTGCAATCCAAATTGTaattttaaaggggctttctgaggtttttttttttctcctctaataacctatcctctggtcatcagtatcatatttgggtggggtctgacacctgtgcccaaaacccccccccccccccccctcgccgatcagctgtttgagaaggcaatggcACTCTTATTAGCGTTGCGtccttctctctgctttccctaggccatgtgacgttgcTTTCgttggtcatgtggcctaggcgcagctcagcaccattttaatgaatgggactgagctgtgataccaagcacagctgctatacaatgtgctGTGCTGTGGGTGGGAAGGAGGAAGGGGGTCCTGGGTCttggaccctcgctgatcagatactgatgcccTTTCCACAGAATAAGCGAAAAACAagaggcttgacaaaggctgagtatcagccgaaacgttgctgcatttTTTGTACTATGTCTTGAGGTCGCAATAAAATTcggatgatgtgagatgctgccggtgcCAATCTTGTTTTTCGCTTATCTCATGGCCTGCTGGATCGTGGGTCACTGGTGAGGCTGTTGCATCATGTGTTACATCGACCAAGGACCGTGTGGTGCTGCTTCTACCTATGTTCTACTGCTATCCacagaataagtcatcaataaaaaaaaaactcagaaatCTTCTTTAAGGGAGAGTTCACGTCACTATATTATCTTTTcgttcttctgatcagtcagaagaaccaggaaacaaaaaacgaattctGCGCATTAGTTATGCACCCTTGGCATCTGTTTAAGCCACTTTTGATCCTGCAAGcagtactttatttatttttcccatctaaaaacTGATGCTAAATGTACATAACTGAtgtacatgatttttttttccttctgttctgacggatcagaaaaatAACGGTGCTGTGAACTCTTCCTAACAATGAGTGATCGTTCATGAGATGGCTGCCTGCATTTCCAGGACTAAACACCGCTCCTCTGACCGGAATCTGCACTGACTTTATTATCCTGTCAGTTCCAACCCGCCTACACctctttagggtgcattcacagaccgtaagtgttttgtggtccgcaaaacacgcatACCAGCTGTGTGCTGCAGTAGACCTGTGGTCAGGCAGGAGCTCACAGCATCAGAAGTCATTATCGGAGATTAGCTGTAAAGGAGCAGTGTTCAGTCCAggaaattacacttttttttttttttttggataagTTAAATTTTTATGACTTTGTTTTAATTCCTCTCCCCTGACAAGATCGTTGCTTGCGGTCAGTGAATTTAAGCAATCTAGTCTATTCCTATAGACTGACGATCCCAATACCTCTCAGTGCCGAGGATTTTCTATAAGGATGTTTACACATTGAGAATTTAgttgcagaaaattctgcaactgaaCATCAGTTTCATTCTTTAGAAGGGCAGCACATGCCTCTCTCCTGTCCGAAATTGTAGAAGTGAACATGGCTCAGTCTGTCTAGCTCACATTTCTTGCCAAAACTGGATATTACTGTGGAAAAGTCTCTGAGGTTGGATGTCCCCAGCTGGTGCTATGCGTCCAATGTCTTTATTAATTATTGATCTAGCCTCCAACACTATTCTCTCCACAGCAGAAATCGCTTCATTGTAATGACCACTGGGGCTTTTTGTGGAATAAAACCCACAACATTCAGCTTCCTAAGAATAATCATGATCTGAGTGCTGACGGAGGGGCAGCTGGTGTGTTATAAATAACAGCCGGTCAGGGGTTCACACTTTGGATCTCAAGCCTCATTACAGCAAGCGTCAGAGCCTGGCAATCAATTCAGCGACAGGCACTCTGCCGCTCGTATTGAGACTCTTCTGCTGTCAATATGGTTTATTTATTACGCCATTAGCAATGAAAGGGCTTTTTAGAGTTTTGCTTAATTGCAGATTGTAGAGATGAAAAGCCGTACATGTAAGTTTTTCATCGAGAGCCAGTGCCTGGCAGAGCATGGTCCAGTGGAACGTCCCGATCAAGTCTAATGGTTGTCATTATGATGAGGAGCTCCAGAGGAGTCTCATGTCTTCCAGCACAGTAGAATTAGGTTTCTTCCAGATGGTTGAGCTACAGCTCAATATGAGACACCAAAACTTACATTTGTTCCCGTCTTAGGAAACATTTTTCAGCTTACCAATGATGAAGTGCTAATCCTATGCTTGGCACTAAAGTTACCCCTTTTGCATTGCTACACAAGGCCTTCAGGGCttcttgagagagagagagagatagatagatatttttatttattttttgagtagCCGCAGAGCCAGCATCCTGGTTCTTCTACTGATGCGTGCTGAGTGGATCTGCCATACAGCGGCTGGTATTGTGAACTGCTATCCATGGAAGCGCTTCCGTGCGCTTTGGGGGTCTGTgccctatcttttgctgtatattGCGGATCGTAaacccattcaaataaatgggggAGATTCACACAGCTGGTGACTGCTATTTGAGGCCTTAGTGATACCTAAGTGTGGGAACCTGGTGTACTAACTGCATGCGCTCCAAGCACACAGCACTTTGTAATGCCTTGAACGGTCATCCtgattttggtaaaaaaaaaatctttcatgaCCAGTTTGTGTATTCCCCGGTTTGAAATTCTATGTATTAAAACTGCCCAGATCCACGAGGTACCATTATTTTCTGGTTAGTATTATTGTGACCCAAAACTTAATGAGGGTTTTCTTGGACTTTAATATTGCTAACCTGTCATTagcataagtcatcaatatcctattggtaggggtctgacacccatcaCCTCTTCCAGTCAGTTATAACCAGAAACAGCTCAGTACTCTAGTGGTcatgcctggttactgcagctcagtctcattttaaaggggttatacaatgcttgatgtaaaacatgaaaatcatcATTCATGACactctttttctaacaaagctagaaccagtcctgtaccttacatggaaccagagatttccccattcattgcgcCAATTGTTTTCTAGGTTTATTACAGGCTGGCATCTCTTTGGCATGTCCTCTCTGCTTCAGCTCTCTTCCTGTCACTGCTCAGGGGGTgctccctttctgctgcagctctccctattgCACCTTAGggggaatgtcctttctgctgctgctctttccccgtaaggctggtttcacatgagcAAGTTCAATGCATTGGACGCGCAGCGTGTTTTGGCAGAAGTGttgtacaatacattccagaactctataAGGTTTACATAGCATCAAAaagcaatataatgctatgcgaccccgtcaGTACAGGAGCTTCTGCAGATGCACGCTGCGAGTTCAATGCGTTGAACTTgctcatgtgaaaccagcctaactgCCACATCTTCCCACACTTCATGAAGTGACAAGGTCATTATGATGCAAATTACTTGTGAGTTAGTCAGAGGTCATAATTAGGATTTTCTTTTTATCAAATGTTATACTacaccatatatttttttattatattcttgGCATCTTCTAATGTAAAATGCTGCCAGATATTTAATAACTTCATTCATTTAATGCAGAATGAAGGTTCATTAGATGTATTTTCCCCAGAAACCAGGATTCttagaaataaaaagaaatgcCTTCAAGTGACTAAAAGACACACACAATCTCATAATAATTTATTaacataacaaaaataaatattctaTATATCAAACAGTTTGGTATACTTAACAGCAATCCATTTGGCTGCAGTCCTTTGTAAAATGCCACAGATACATCTAGGAGAATATACAAAAAAGTGACTAAGCTAAGGGTTAAGGTTTAGAATCTTGGTTGTCCTTTGTTTCATTGCCATCTGCAAGCTTTTGGTCTGGTGTTTGTACTGTTGAAGTAAGTTGGATTGGCACGTTCCTCTCCTTCAGAGCTGGAGCAGCTTGCCATGGAGCCTCTATTTTCAGTTGACCACCTGAGGTTAAAATGCAGCTGATATCTTCTGCGCGAACATCCTGGGGAAGATCTGCCTCCttcctgaagatctgacacttgtAGGAATAGGAACCGTTCCCgtcattattttttgtttccttGGTTCCAGTCACGAGCAGCTTCCTCCCATATAGTTTAACTGTGAGCTCATTGGGAGAAAAGTCTTGAACTCCCAAGCAAAGCGTAAAACCACCCTCACTGGATTTTATGTCACCAGAAGGCATCAGTGGGAGAAACTTGCTGTCTTCAAAGACCATCTCCTTCATCAACTGCTGGTGGAACAGATCCATACGTCTTATGTTGGCTTTTAGGTCCTCAATTGTTCTAATCATGTCCTGTTCCATCCTAGTAAAGAGGTCTCCAGAAGCTGGCCACAGAGGCTGTATAAAGGACCTCCATGGATCGTTGTTCCTCTGTAGATGAAGGCACAACATTGTTTTTATCAGACAGGTCTGCTTGTAGTGTTAGCTCCCAGACTAGTTGTGGGTCTTAGATTTCTAAGGACTCTTTTTATACCTCCCTTTAAACTTCCTCGCGTGTCTAGGATTCCTAGCTGATGGGTCACGTTACTTTATTGGTAAATATTGCTCTGCATATCCTAATGACTCAGCCTCCTGGTTTCATGCTCTGAAATAACACTTCTGATGTAACACTGAGTCTTAAATTTCAGTCATGTACTGACCAGCTGTATGGAGGATTCTTCCAGCATTTACTCATTGCTTCATTCTCAGCTTCCAGTCTGCATGGATGGAACTCAAGTAGACCCGAATATCTATTTTAATCATGTTGCCGTATATGCcaatctgtagaaaaaaaaagccatgcattgatctattgcttctcagcataatttatAGATATCTCCATTGAGGCACTTAGTATATGTTTTAAGGGGACTCATGCCATTGGGTATGGACAGCACCCATACCTATTGATTTGAATGTTTCTGTTCACACGTcagtaggtttttttttttttttactgggtcagtaaaaaaaaaaatctgagacatACACTACTTTGGTCTGTGAAGCGGACCAAACACGCCCATTAAAGTTTATTGTATCCATGTtgtgtccatttttcactgaaaaCTGGTAGGGGat
The sequence above is a segment of the Bufo gargarizans isolate SCDJY-AF-19 chromosome 6, ASM1485885v1, whole genome shotgun sequence genome. Coding sequences within it:
- the LOC122942158 gene encoding heat shock protein beta-11-like; protein product: MLCLHLQRNNDPWRSFIQPLWPASGDLFTRMEQDMIRTIEDLKANIRRMDLFHQQLMKEMVFEDSKFLPLMPSGDIKSSEGGFTLCLGVQDFSPNELTVKLYGRKLLVTGTKETKNNDGNGSYSYKCQIFRKEADLPQDVRAEDISCILTSGGQLKIEAPWQAAPALKERNVPIQLTSTVQTPDQKLADGNETKDNQDSKP